Proteins encoded in a region of the Triticum dicoccoides isolate Atlit2015 ecotype Zavitan chromosome 3A, WEW_v2.0, whole genome shotgun sequence genome:
- the LOC119267172 gene encoding pyruvate decarboxylase 1-like gives MDIGSIPSPADAAAPPSAAALPREATLGRHLARRLAEVGAREVFTVPGDFNLTLLDELEAEQPSGGGVRLVGCCNELNAAYAADGYARARDGGVGACAVTFTVGGLSAINAVAGAFSENLPVICIVGGPNSNDYGSNRILHHTIGIPDFTQELRCFQNVTCYQAVVNNLEDAHEQIDTAISTALKESKPVYISISCNLPSIPHPTFSRHPVPFFLSPKLSNQMTLEAAVETAAAFLNKSVKPVLVGGPKMRVAKACEAFVELADACGYPVAAMPSAKGLVPEHHSRFIGTYWGAVSSPFCAEIVESADAYLFAGPIFNDYSSVGYSLLLKKEKAIIVQPDRVVIGNGPAFGCVLMKDFLHALGTRLKKNTAAYDNYSRIFVPQGEPLSSAPGEPLRVNVLFKHIQKMLSGDSAVIAETGDSWFNCQKLKLPEGCGYEFQMQYGSIGWAVGATLGYAQAAKGKRVISFIGDGSFQVTAQEVSTMLRWEQNNIIFLINNGGYTIEVEIHDGPYNVIKNWNYTGVVEAFHNGEGKCYTAKVRTEEELKKAIEASLGPNKDSLCFIEVIVHKDDTSKELLEWGSRVSAANSRPPNPQ, from the exons ATGGACATCGGCTCGATTCCTTCCCCGGCggacgccgcggcgccgccctccgcggCCGCTCTGCCGCGGGAGGCCACGCTGGGGCGCCACCTCGCGCGCCGCCTGGCCGAGGTCGGCGCGCGCGAGGTCTTCACCGTGCCGGGGGACTTCAACCTGACGCTCCTCGACGAGCTGGAGGCGGAGCAGCCGTCCGGCGGCGGGGTGCGGCTCGTGGGGTGCTGCAACGAGCTCAACGCCGCCTACGCCGCCGACGGCTACGCCCGCGCGCGCGACGGCGGGGTCGGCGCCTGCGCGGTCACCTTCACCGTCGGCGGGCTCAGCGCCATCAACGCCGTCGCCGGCGCCTTCAGCGAGAACCTCCCCGTCATCTGCATCGTCGGGGGCCCCAACAGCAACGACTACGGCAGCAACCGGATCCTCCACCACACCATCGGCATCCCCGATTTCACGCAGGAACTCCGCTGCTTCCAGAACGTCACCTGTTATCAG GCTGTGGTGAACAACTTGGAGGATGCACATGAACAGATTGACACTGCCATTTCCACTGCACTGAAGGAGAGCAAGCCTGTTTACATCAGCATCAGCTGCAACCTCCCATCGATCCCGCATCCTACCTTTAGCCGCCATCCTGTCCCTTTCTTTCTCTCCCCAAA ACTGTCAAACCAGATGACCTTGGAAGCAGCAGTGGAGACCGCTGCGGCTTTTCTGAACAAATCAGTCAAGCCGGTTCTTGTTGGCGGACCAAAGATGAGGGTGGCCAAAGCATGCGAGGCCTTCGTAGAGCTGGCTGATGCATGCGGTTATCCGGTTGCAGCGATGCCTTCTGCAAAGGGGCTTGTGCCAGAGCACCATTCTAGATTTATTGGCACATACTGGGGTGCTGTCAGCTCTCCGTTCTGTGCTGAGATTGTGGAGTCAGCTGATGCCTATTTGTTTGCCGGCCCGATATTTAACGACTACAGCTCGGTTGGGTACTCACTTCTTCTCAAGAAGGAGAAGGCCATCATTGTCCAGCCAGACCGAGTGGTGATTGGGAACGGGCCTGCATTTGGGTGTGTTCTGATGAAGGACTTCCTGCATGCACTTGGAACCCGGCTGAAGAAGAACACAGCTGCCTACGACAACTACAGTCGGATTTTTGTGCCTCAGggcgaacccctttcctctgcgccTGGAGAGCCTTTGAGAGTGAATGTACTTTTCAAGCATATTCAGAAAATGCTGTCTGGCGACTCAGCTGTTATAGCAGAGACTGGGGACTCATGGTTTAACTGCCAGAAGCTGAAACTGCCAGAAGGCTGTGG GTATGAATTTCAGATGCAATATGGATCAATTGGTTGGGCTGTGGGTGCAACTCTGGGATATGCGCAGGCTGCTAAGGGTAAGCGAGTCATTTCCTTCATTGGAGATGGCAGCTTTCAG GTGACGGCACAAGAAGTGTCGACGATGCTCCGGTGGGAACAGAACAACATCATCTTTCTCATAAACAACGGGGGTTACACCATTGAGGTGGAGATCCATGACGGCCCTTACAACGTCATCAAGAATTGGAACTACACCGGCGTGGTGGAAGCATTCCATAATGGCGAGGGCAAGTGCTATACGGCCAAG GTCCGAACAGAGGAGGAACTGAAGAAGGCAATTGAGGCATCCCTAGGACCCAACAAGGACAGCCTGTGCTTTATAGAGGTAATTGTGCACAAGGATGACACTAGTAAAGAGCTTCTTGAGTGGGGTTCTAGGGTTTCCGCCGCGAATAGCCGCCCACCAAATCCCCAGTGA